The following proteins are encoded in a genomic region of Portunus trituberculatus isolate SZX2019 chromosome 13, ASM1759143v1, whole genome shotgun sequence:
- the LOC123503264 gene encoding uncharacterized protein LOC123503264 isoform X3 produces the protein MRVEDMLKLLELWEVLIAEIETRPGICDIQVWEYMDKSIKEKLWPEVCEAVVTDWSNLSPEERNEKEMSKKLQWKLTENGVLALYEQHFKKEVRVQVIFKTHIESTCYLRVSDGQHLSPLVLILNEHVRTKFSVGAIIIIKERQLVPFDEYVDEPQWFMNDYGMHHLYIENYTLLANHTDVPQVLGSLRDKSDYRDNMKTVLSVLTTWIPEDEQLTWEFSSNESLLRQQEERDRLREQGNTFFKQNDFNRAIDFYNVAKVEDPYDCRVWSNCSHAYFKLKDYLLAEVHAIVAMKLNPFYEKAYYRAGQAAIKQRHWWEGEEYAKCGIFICGETKELRQILDDAARIPLNDSGILGSLISDSIDGYVRDQAKTFIHSALESLDLKPNNPKSRGIVREIQEQISKKKHSELRGAFVKEHKKETKKPNKKNKKSGEDMAATAAGATASAAATSTTSAGSKEQKSKGEEEKKHVQDKKEEKNKKSVINIEETLQEGQRLYQSEQFHKAIEMYSKCLASNGLTDTRATVKLSEPYNVQVVQLVIGVCKVQSTRGYIFEGLEIMQTLLGPSSKFSHKPACRYWLAVSFEKICCFKLSQKHAQLCKDALKKSKNIKPIKWPATEQLINWTRCDVLETECNLLLEKLSSSRPSPKAKCRYKNCITTQGIPYAKDEIYLTDPDFKGYLNVICEEDCTVSYHPCCWKAFKEQHDGSVNRMSDKDFLGELCVTPDCTGKISSIQIYDDEGRMKNELAKDKKDRKHMAAPVKQKKKKDKKKEKPQSHKKRTRVESVCEDLATNDDTSPTAAESSSIQNAHTNSNNNSSSNNNDKHKSSQKPQLPIDPESLEKAQVTILKPGAETEEVSPTKSTKKNKKKKVKKPVNQPNLLGDPLEADLCVQSEYIARLRMLRQQRDALEAGECPNLIKPINVTTDTQKPVVLLDPDNPFYLPQHLRDNPEELERVLQEKLTTSSPPGLQQETINTLLDFMYDWLKAEGPMRTSDPRLAEQVAENFPQEARDYVIQCRGITGLLMQSLKFAMIDNIVCVHDDVMKAQEMMCQEVMEKMNQSKYLVRYSDGQKAKRFTHLLDDTKSTCSTTSSSSQRAVSVAESTMSRDSAGTRRHTSRSRNDDPNNNDDSETIASLAPLSKTIVDQFHKFADGVLNPAAPEFEPHISNSEVKSEDDDDDDDDEEEEDEEEDDEGNGQYKRKLFDSEDNRGQWNKGDTEYIENWAAQAGEKAAMMLTDEDEDVELGEDEEEEKEVEEVEEEDEEREAVPEGGEEERIESIQDEEYFEATEEYISQLLEEKEKLADNLQNEQEQNQVLSDKLYQVKSQYKSEVMKLKEQLEELKDQNKELTTEKNAITLQKEAEAKKFKADQSRMNEETKATGSRLQSIERKIERMIDHNNELQAKLVEETELNTQLKEELEKMKNLQESLTSCSRRAREAEVKYLSTKKDLVDANMTETISRLTEEATAMRQLLPGAMEDSALDRTTLARSIVAWDEAIKNLCEQQRIFREEGVRLLGMIHQGRPLSALPVGDLAVPSIPTLSVAPLLSRFQKNHHRPSPTFAVPEVLSMDLPRHSSPGPQGPPLLSGTTQPQPQPPMADLSCKVPLIPNPPAFLLPGPFNGHPLLMQNGGLPPNHASGAIPKGATSAPPGIQHPKTAEMPCQTQPTESPGQLFVGQLPWDYSEADVKNLFSQFGEVVSVNIFDKGCNADGRPVPKYGFITFRNVDDCNKALSARPIYVRNHMLNVQAKEAKKPTKPASVPAAGGGGGVVGGGAGVGGAGGGGGLTGIINELDATNGTKLSAYGLTGITVEANKSAALHHHTLPTSPTLHHHQPPPPPTSQSVTKPKFQKLLPTNNTVGGIVAPPPKLVRPQPKTVPNASKLGGQASASKEEMVMPSKPSYTRLIEICKQHFGKEFSSPDICIALKVVRAQNNNSLSGLNTEKIVERVRQHLRSRRPSAGAATVAPWAGLTQGVGVKTEPEWQGPSKEEVVKEEQCSICLEPLNTSPNQTLACFHTFHALCINDWIKIQSNCPNCRKFALMPDEYPTLSHN, from the exons ATGAGAGTGGAAGACATGCTGAAATTGCTTGAGCTTTGGGAAGTATTGATTGCAGAGATCGAGACAAGACCAGGAATCTGTGACATCCAGGTGTGGGAatacatggataagagtattaaagaaaaattgtggcCAGAGGTGTGTGAGGCTGTGGTCACCGACTGGAGTAATCTTTCGcctgaagaaagaaatgagaaag AAATGAGTAAGAAATTGCAGTGGAAGTTGACAGAAAATGGAGTGCTTGCCCTCTATGAACAGCATTTCAAGAAGGAGGTCAGAGTTCAA GTGATCTTCAAGACCCACATTGAGTCCACCTGTTACCTGCGAGTATCTGACGGCCAGCACCTCTCACCTCTTGTTCTTATATTGAATGAACATGTGCGCACCAAATTCAGCGTTGGGgcaatcattattatcaaggag AGACAACTGGTTCCCTTCGATGAGTATGTTGATGAGCCTCAGTGGTTCATGAATGACTATGGCATGCACCACCTTTATATTGAAAACTACACCCTGTTGGCCAATCACACTGACGTTCCACAAGTCCTGGGTTCTCTCCGCGATAAGAGTGACTACCGTGACAATATGAAAACTGTGCTGTCTGTTTTG ACCACGTGGATTCCTGAGGACGAACAGCTGACATGG GAATTTAGCTCAAATGAAAGCCTTttgaggcagcaggaggaaagaGACCGTTTAAGAGAACAAGGCAATACCTTTTTCAAACAAAATGACTTCAACAGGGCTATTGACTTCTATAATGTGG CTAAGGTTGAGGATCCCTATGACTGTCGGGTGTGGTCCAACTGCAGTCATGCTTACTTCAAGCTGAAGGATTATTTGCTGGCAGAGGTGCACGCCATCGTGGCAATGAAGCTCAACCCATTCTATGAAAAG GCCTATTACCGAGCAGGACAAGCAGCAATCAAGCAGAGGCAttggtgggagggggaggagtatGCTAAGTGTGGTATCTTTATCTGTGGCGAGACCAAGGAACTGCGGCAGATCCTGGACGACGCAGCAAGGATCCCCCTCAACGACAGTG gtatatTAGGCTCCCTCATCTCAGACAGCATCGATGGCTATGTAAGGGACCAAGCCAAGACCTTCATCCACAGCGCCTTGGAATCCTTGGACTTAAAACCAAATAACCCA aaAAGCCGTGGTATTGTCAGGGAGATACAAGAACAAATCTCGAAGAAGAAACACTCTGAATTAAG AGGTGCTTTTGTAAAGGAACATAAGAAGGAAACCAAGAAgcctaacaaaaaaaataaaaagtctgGTGAGGATatggcagcaacagcagctggtgcaacagcatcagcagcagcaacatcaacaacatcagcagGCTCTAAAGAACAGAAGAgtaagggtgaggaggagaaaaaacatgTCCAG gataaaaaagaagaaaaaaataagaaatcagTAATTAATATTGAAGAAACTTTACAAGAAGGACAAAG GTTATATCAATCTGAACAGTTTCACAAAGCAATTGAAATGTATAGCAAATGTTTAGCTTCCAATGGTCTGACAGATACCAGGGCTACT gTGAAGCTCAGTGAGCCTTACAACGTGCAGGTGGTCCAGCTTGTTATAGGTGTGTGCAAGGTGCAGTCCACTCGAGGGTATATATTTGAGGGCTTGGAGATTATGCAGACCCTCCTGGGGCCGAGCAGCAAGTTCTCCCACAAGCCAGCCTGCCGCTACTGGCTGGCTGTCTCCTTTGAAAAAATATGCTG tTTTAAATTGTCCCAAAAGCATGCCCAGTTATGTAAAGATGCCCTAAAGAAATCCAAAAACATCAAGCCTATCAAGTGGCCCGCTACAGAACAGCTCATTAATTGGACACGCTGTGATGTATTAGAG ACTGAATGTAATTTACTGTTGGAGAAGCTTTCCTCATCTAGACCTTCCCCTAAGGCCAAATGTCGCTACAAAAACTGTATTACAACCCAAGGCATTCCTTACGCCAAAGACGAGATTTATTTGAC GGACCCAGACTTCAAAGGGTATTTAAATGTAATATGTGAGGAGGACTGTACTGTGAGTTACCACCCATGCTGCTGGAAGGCTTTTAAGGAGCAGCATGATGGCAGCGTCAACAGAATGTCCGACAAG GACTTTTTAGGTGAGTTGTGTGTGACCCCAGACTGTACAGGCAAGATTTCCAGCATTCAAATTTATGATGATGAGGGTCGCATGAAGAATGAATTGGCAAAAGACAAGAAGGACAGGAAACACATGGCAGCTCCTGttaagcagaagaagaaaaa ggacaagaagaaagaaaaaccacaGTCACACAAGAAGCGGACCAGggtggagagtgtgtgtgaggatcTGGCCACCAATGacgat ACATCACCTACCGCTGCAGAGAGTTCTAGTATTCAAAATGCACAcaccaacagtaataataatagtagcagcaataataatgacaagcaCAA GTCCTCTCAAAAGCCCCAGCTACCCATTGACCCTGAGAGCCTGGAGAAAGCCCAAGTCACCATTCTCAAGCCTGGAGCAGAGACCGAGGAAGTGTCACCCACTAAGTCcaccaagaagaacaagaaaaagaaggtcaAAAAGCCTGTTAATCAGCCAAACCTTCTTGGAGACCCTCTTGAGGCTGATTTATGTGTCCA GAGTGAATACATTGCCCGTTTGCGAATGTTACGTCAGCAGAGGGATGCCCTGGAGGCTGGCGAATGCCCTAACCTTATCAAACCCATCAACGTTACCACTGACACCCAAAAACCCGTTGTCCTG CTGGATCCTGACAATCCTTTCTACCTCCCCCAACACCTGCGAGACAACCCTGAGGAGCTGGAGAGAGTGCTGCAGGAGAAGCTCACCACCAGCTCACCACCGGGCCTGCAGCAGGAGACCATCAATACCCTTCTGGA TTTCATGTACGACTGGCTGAAGGCTGAGGGTCCCATGCGCACCAGTGACCCAAGACTGGCTGAACAGGTGGCTGAAAACTTCCCACAAGAGGCTCGAGACTATGTGATACAGTGTAGAGGCATCACCGGTCTTCTCATGCAGTCCCTTAAGTTTGCCATGATTGACAATATTGTATGTGTCCATGATGATGTAATGAAGGCCCAGGAGATGATGTGCCAGGAGGTGATGGAGAAGATGAACCAATCCAAGTATCTGGTTCGGTACAG CGATGGACAAAAGGCAAAACGATTCACACACCTCCTGGACGACACCAAGAGTACCTGCTCAaccacctcctcttcatcccaACGTGCCGTCTCAGTGGCAGAATCAACTATGTCCAGAGACTCGGCAGGCACCAGAAGGCACACCAGCCGCTCCAGAAATGATGAccccaacaacaacgacgatagTGAGACCATTGCATCTCTTGCTCCTCTCTCCAAAACTATCGTGGATCAGTTTCATAAATTTGCT GATGGTGTCCTGAACCCAGCTGCCCCAGAATTTGAGCCTCACATCAGCAACAGTGAGGTGAAGtctgaggatgatgatgatgatgatgatgatgaggaggaggaagacgaggaggaagatgatgaaggaaatgggCAATATAAAAGAAAGCTGTTTGATAGTGAAGACAATAGAGGACAATGGAATAAAG GAGACACTGAATACATAGAGAACTGGGCAGCACAAGCCGGGGAAAAGGCTGCCATGATGCTCACTGATGAAGACGAAGATGttgaactgggagaggatgaggaggaggaaaaggaggtggaggaggtagaggaagaagatgaggagagggaagctgtgccagaaggaggagaggaagagaggatagaaTCCATCCAGGATGAGGAATACTTTGAAGCAACAGAG GAATACATCAGTCAGCtactggaagagaaagagaagctggCAGACAACCTTCAGAATGAGCAGGAGCAGAACCAAGTGTTGAGTGACAAGCTGTACCAGGTGAAGTCACAGTACAAGAGTGAAGTCATGAAGCTCAAAGAACAGCTGGAAGAACTTAAGGATCAAAACAAA GAGCTCACCACAGAGAAGAATGCCATCACGTTGCAAAAAGAGGCAGAAGCGAAGAAGTTCAAGGCTGATCAATCTCGAATGAATGAGGAGACCAAGGCCACTGGGAGCCGTCTACAGTCCATCGAGCGGAAGATTGAGCGTATGATAGACCACAACAATGAACTACAAGCCAAACTAGTGGAGGAAAC AGAGTTGAACACGCAGCTGAAGGAGGAactagagaagatgaagaacttGCAGGAATCCCTCACTAGCTGCTCTCGTCGGGCCCGTGAGGCGGAGGTCAAGTACTTGTCCACAAAGAAGGACCTAGTGGATGCCAACATGACCGA GACCATCTCTCGGCTGACAGAGGAGGCCACTGCCATGAGACAGCTGCTGCCGGGAGCCATGGAGGACAGTGCGCTGGACCGAACCACACTCGCTCGCTCCATTGTGGCGTGGGACGAGGCCATCAAGAACCTTTGTGAGCAGCAGAGGATATTCAGa GAAGAGGGCGTCCGCTTACTGGGGATGATTCATCAAGGGCGACCCCTCAGTGCCCTGCCTGTTGGGGACCTTGCTGTTCCCTCCATCCCGACCCTGAGTGTTGCTCCATTGCTCAGTCGCTTCCAG AAAAACCACCACAGACCTTCACCTACATTTGCTGTCCCTGAAGTATTATCCATGGACCTGCCTAGACACTCCAGCCCAGGTCCGCAGGGTCCACCACTGCTGTCTGGAACCacccaaccacaaccacaaccacccatGGCTGACCTTTCATGTAAAGTGCCTCTCATACCCAACCCTCCAGCCTTCCTTCTGCCGGGGCCATTCAACGGACACCCCTTGTTAATGCAGAATGGTGGCCTTCCTCCTAACCATGCCAGTGGTGCCATACCGAAGGGTGCCACCAGTGCCCCGCCAGGAATCCAACATCCCAAGACTGCAG aaaTGCCATGCCAGACCCAACCGACAGAGTCACCCGGCCAGCTGTTTGTTGGCCAGCTGCCCTGGGACTACTCTGAGGCAGACGTCAAG AACCTGTTCAGTCAGTTTGGTGAGGTGGTGTCCGTGAATATTTTTGATAAAGGCTGTAATGCAGACGGCAGGCCAGTCCCTAAATATGGATTTATCACATTCCGTAATGTGGACGACTGCAATAAGGCTCTCTCTGCGCGG CCCATATATGTACGTAATCATATGCTCAATGTGCAAGCCAAAGAAGCTAAAAAGCCCACAAAACCAGCAAGTGTGCcagcagcaggtggaggaggaggagtagtgggaggaggagcaggagtaggaggggccggaggaggaggaggtctaacCGGCATCATTAACGAGCTGGACGCCACTAACGGCACAAAGTTGTCAGCATACGGACTGACAGGCATCACAGTGGAGGCCAACAAGTCAGctgccctccaccaccacacactgcccACATCAcctacactacaccaccaccaacctcctcctcctcccacctcacaGTCTGTTACCAAACCCAAGTTTCAG AAGCTTCTCCCCACCAACAACACTGTGGGAGGCATTGTTGCTCCTCCCCCCAAACTGGTCCGTCCTCAGCCCAAGACTGTGCCCAATGCATCAAAGCT AGGAGGCCAAGCTAGTGCTTCCAAGGAGGAAATGGTGATGCCCTCGAAGCCTTCATACACCAGGCTTATTGAAATTTGCAAACAGCACTTTGGAAAGGAATTTAGCTC GCCAGACATCTGCATTGCGTTGAAAGTGGTTCGTGCCCAGAACAACAACAGCCTGTCAGGGTTAAATACCGAGAAGATTGTGGAGCGTGTGAGGCAGCATCTGCGTTCCCGTCGACCCAGTGCAGGGGCAGCCACTGTGGCACCATGGGCCGGCCTCACCCAAGGGGTGGGAGTCAAGACCGAACCAGAGTGGCAAGGTCCcagcaaggaggaggtagtgaaaGAGGAACAGTGTTCCATTTGCCTTGAGCCTCTCAATACCAGCCCCAACCAGACTCTGGCGTGCTTCCACACCTTCCATGCTCTCTGCATCAATGACTGGATCAAGATACAGTCCAATTGTCCAAACTGCCGCAAGTTTGCTCTCATGCCTGACGAGTACCCAACCCTCTCCCATAATTAA